One Betta splendens chromosome 16, fBetSpl5.4, whole genome shotgun sequence genomic window carries:
- the tcea3 gene encoding transcription elongation factor A protein 3 isoform X6 gives MTREEDLIRIAKKLDKMVSRNNTEGAMDLLKELKGFNMTLQLLQETRIGMSVNGIRKHCTDEEVIALAKVLIKDWKRLLDSGHSHSEQSTKMKNGLDSVPPNGSASETHSRKDSSDSKTQPHKKSSLDVKKEKHRKDSSESKPVKRHSTDSRPDRRESTDSKKSSSPPAKKLTGERRESHGSKASHPPQRKPSTDAAERKGKSEAPKTPTTPTSPMSPGFSSAGGPLPPHLSTGDSVRDKCIEMLAAALRTDNDYKEFGANCDSMAAEIEDHIYQESKATDMKYKNRVRSRISNLKDPKNPGLRKNVLAGSIDLSRIATMSAEEMASDELKQLRNVITQEAIREHQMAKTGGTTTDLLQCSKCRKKNCTYNQVQTRSADEPMTTFVLCNECGNRWKFC, from the exons ATGACGCGTGAGGAGGACCTCATCCGGATTGCAAAGAAACTGGACAAGATGGTGTCTAGAAATAACACG gaGGGCGCCATGGACCTGCTGAAGGAACTGAAAGGGTTCAACATGACACTTCAACTTCTCCAA gaaACAAGAATTGGCATGTCTGTGAATGGTATCAGGAAGCACTGCACAGATGAGGAAGTCATCGCCCTGGCAAAGGTCCTCATCAAAGACTGGAAAAGACTGCTGG ACTCAGGCCATTCTCACTCTGAGCAATCGACTAAAATGAAGAACGGCCTCGACTCCGTGCCTCCAAACGGCTCGGCCTCTGAGACGCACAGCAG GAAAGATTCCTCTGACTCTAAAACACAGCCGCACAAAAAGTCCAGTTTGgatgtgaaaaaagaaaaacacag AAAGGACTCGAGCGAGTCGAAGCCTGTAAAACGCCACTCGACCGACTCCAGACCGGACAG GCGGGAGTCCACCGATTCGAAGAAAAGCAGCTCGCCACCAGCCAAGAAGCTGACGGGGGAACG GAGGGAGTCCCACGGCTCGAAGGCGTCTCATCCTCCACAGAGGAAGCCGTCGACCGACGCCGCCGAACG GAAAGGAAAATCGGAAGCCCCCAAAACCCCCACCACCCCAACCAGCCCCATGTCCCCCGGCTTCAGCTCCGCAGGGGGTCCTCTGCCCCCTCACCTGTCCACCGGCGACTCCGTCAGAGACAAGTGCATCGAGATGCTGGCGGCCGCCCTGCGCACAGACA ACGACTACAAAGAGTTCGGAGCCAACTGCGACAGCATGGCCGCCGAGATTGAAGATCATATC TACCAGGAGTCAAAGGCCACCgacatgaaatataaaaaccgGGTCCGCAGTCGCATCAGCAATTTGAAGGATCCCAAAAACCCCGGCCTTCGGAAAAACGTGCTCGCAGGGAGCATCGACCTGAGCCGCATCGCCACCATGTCGGCCGAG GAAATGGCCAGCGAcgagctgaagcagctgaggaaCGTGATCACGCAGGAGGCCATCAGGGAGCATCAGATGGCCAAAACGGGCGGCACCACCACCGACCTGCTGCAGTGCAGCAAGTGCAGGAAGAAGAACTGCACCTACAACCAG gtgcagACGCGCAGTGCTGATGAGCCCATGACCACATTCGTCCTGTGTAATGAATGTGGCAACCGCTGGAAG TTCTGCTGA